In a genomic window of Candidatus Hydrogenedentota bacterium:
- the malQ gene encoding 4-alpha-glucanotransferase, giving the protein MKTNRSSGILLHPTSFPSPYGIGDLGDSAYRFVEWLERAGQRVWQVLPLGPTGYGDSPYQSFSTFAGNWLLISPERLVADGILPMSAIADAPAFPADKVDFGWVIDWKRKLLQQAADAFFDNVKHSDHEAFDTFCRENDRWLSDYTFFMAAKEAQGGLPWNQWEEGIAKRYGLSLHEWGTRLAVPIRTLKFAQFQFFKQWTALKHFANERGVRILGDIPIYVAHDSADVWAHPELYELDDAGNPTVVAGVPPDYFSATGQLWGNPIYRWDLHAEHGYDWWIERIRATLRLVDWIRIDHFRGFEAYWEVPAGEPTAVNGRWVDGPRDALFHAVRNALGDVPVVAENLGVITDEVEALRKRFGFPGMAVLHFAFGKDAAHSGLLPHKWERDTVAYTGTADNDTTIGWWKAEGGSTQDRKAVKAARAYAKQYLDTTGKDIQWVCIRAVMASVADTAIFPLQDVMGLDTDARMNLPGSFGGHNWTWRYTAEQLTDESADKLRGLAEIYGRLLPEQ; this is encoded by the coding sequence ATGAAAACCAATCGATCGAGTGGCATTCTGTTACACCCAACCTCCTTCCCCAGTCCATACGGCATCGGCGATCTTGGCGATTCGGCCTATCGTTTCGTCGAGTGGCTCGAGCGCGCGGGGCAACGCGTCTGGCAGGTGTTGCCGTTGGGGCCGACGGGCTACGGCGATTCGCCGTACCAAAGTTTCAGCACCTTCGCGGGGAACTGGCTGCTGATCAGTCCCGAGCGCCTGGTGGCCGATGGCATCCTGCCGATGTCCGCGATCGCGGACGCGCCGGCGTTTCCAGCGGACAAGGTCGATTTCGGCTGGGTAATCGACTGGAAGCGGAAGTTGCTGCAGCAAGCGGCGGACGCCTTCTTCGACAACGTCAAGCATTCGGACCACGAAGCGTTCGATACGTTCTGCCGCGAGAACGACCGCTGGCTGAGCGATTACACGTTTTTCATGGCCGCGAAAGAAGCGCAGGGCGGTCTCCCGTGGAACCAGTGGGAAGAGGGCATTGCGAAACGCTACGGCCTTTCGCTGCACGAATGGGGCACGCGGCTGGCCGTGCCGATCCGCACGCTGAAGTTCGCGCAGTTCCAGTTTTTCAAACAATGGACCGCGCTCAAACATTTCGCGAACGAGCGCGGCGTGCGCATCCTCGGCGACATTCCCATCTACGTCGCACACGACAGCGCGGACGTGTGGGCGCACCCCGAGTTGTACGAACTCGACGACGCGGGCAACCCGACCGTCGTCGCGGGCGTGCCGCCGGATTATTTCAGCGCAACCGGCCAGCTCTGGGGCAACCCCATCTATCGCTGGGACCTGCACGCCGAGCATGGATACGACTGGTGGATCGAACGCATCCGCGCAACGCTGCGTCTCGTCGATTGGATTCGCATCGATCACTTCCGCGGCTTCGAGGCGTACTGGGAAGTCCCCGCCGGCGAGCCAACCGCCGTGAACGGGCGCTGGGTGGACGGCCCGCGCGATGCGCTGTTTCACGCCGTGCGCAACGCGCTGGGCGACGTGCCCGTCGTCGCGGAGAACCTCGGCGTGATTACGGACGAGGTCGAAGCGCTGCGCAAACGCTTCGGGTTTCCCGGCATGGCCGTGCTGCACTTCGCGTTCGGGAAAGACGCCGCGCACTCCGGCCTGCTCCCGCACAAATGGGAACGCGACACCGTCGCCTACACCGGCACCGCGGACAACGACACGACCATCGGCTGGTGGAAGGCCGAGGGCGGTTCGACACAGGACCGCAAAGCGGTGAAAGCCGCACGCGCCTACGCGAAACAGTATCTTGACACCACCGGCAAAGACATCCAATGGGTATGCATCCGCGCCGTCATGGCCTCCGTCGCGGATACGGCGATTTTCCCGTTGCAGGACGTGATGGGACTGGACACCGACGCGCGCATGAACCTGCCCGGCAGTTTCGGCGGGCATAACTGGACCTGGCGCTACACCGCCGAACAACTCACCGACGAATCGGCAGACAAACTGCGCGGCCTCGCGGAGATTTACGGTCGACTGCTGCCGGAACAATGA